A window of the Serratia sarumanii genome harbors these coding sequences:
- the fdoI gene encoding formate dehydrogenase cytochrome b556 subunit, with the protein MRKEKPIQRYSAPERINHWIVAFCFVFAAISGLGFFFPSFNWLMNIFGTPQLARILHPFVGVIMFAAFLLMFLRYWKHNLINREDIVWAKNIHKIAMNEEVGDTGRYNFGQKCVFWAAIISLVLLLASGVVIWRPYFAPSFSIPLIRIALLVHSLAAVGLIIVIMVHIYAALWVKGTITAMVEGWVPAAWAKKHHPRWYREVREKRQEDKP; encoded by the coding sequence ATGAGAAAGGAAAAGCCCATTCAGCGTTACAGCGCACCGGAGCGCATCAACCACTGGATCGTGGCGTTCTGCTTTGTGTTCGCCGCCATCAGCGGGCTGGGGTTTTTCTTCCCCTCCTTCAACTGGCTGATGAACATCTTCGGGACGCCGCAGCTGGCGCGCATTCTGCACCCGTTTGTCGGGGTGATCATGTTTGCCGCGTTCCTGCTGATGTTCCTGCGCTACTGGAAGCATAACCTGATCAACCGGGAAGATATCGTCTGGGCCAAGAACATCCACAAAATCGCCATGAACGAGGAAGTGGGTGACACCGGGCGCTATAATTTCGGCCAGAAGTGCGTGTTCTGGGCGGCGATTATCAGCCTGGTGCTGCTGCTGGCCAGCGGCGTGGTGATCTGGCGGCCGTATTTTGCGCCGTCGTTCTCCATCCCGCTGATCCGCATCGCGCTGCTGGTGCATTCGCTGGCCGCGGTCGGCCTGATTATCGTGATTATGGTGCACATTTACGCCGCATTGTGGGTAAAAGGCACCATTACCGCGATGGTGGAAGGCTGGGTGCCGGCGGCCTGGGCCAAGAAACATCATCCGCGCTGGTACCGTGAGGTCCGCGAGAAACGACAGGAAGATAAACCCTGA
- the selB gene encoding selenocysteine-specific translation elongation factor: MIIATAGHVDHGKTTLLQAISGINADRLPEEKRRGMTIDLGYAYWPQPDGRVLGFIDVPGHEKFLANMLAGVGGIDHALLVVACDDGVMAQTREHLAILRLSGRPALTVALTKADRVDAARVGEVRRQVRDELARQGWPDAPLFVTAAAAGEGIEALRAHLLALPSGEHALTRRFRLAVDRAFSVKGAGLVVTGTALGGRVQVGDTLWLTGADAPVRVRGLHAQNQVVEQAQAGQRIALNISGDVDKDRVARGDWLLAQRPPEAAERILVALEADRPIRHWQPLHLHHAASHITGRISLLNDGLAELVLDRPLWLAENDRLVLRDIGARQTLGAARVLRLSAPKRGKRQPDYLAWLQALANAQDDAQVLTLELPHGALSLTAFAWARQLTDDGLAALLANRDLLIVGDRALAQDQVQQAESRLLQVLAEYHQQHADQLGLGRARLRRMALPQQPETLVFMMIDRLLKAGALRNTRGWLHLPEHGLAFSAEEAPLWARIEPLFGDEPWWVRDLASELGEEESRVRALLRKAAQLGHVTAVVVDRYYLSRRIEQFAALIRELDAERGGANAADFRDRLGVGRKLAIQVLEFFDRSGFTRRKGNEHLLRDGGLFGN, translated from the coding sequence ATGATCATCGCCACCGCCGGCCATGTCGATCATGGCAAAACCACCCTGCTGCAGGCGATCTCCGGGATCAACGCGGATCGCCTGCCGGAAGAGAAGCGCCGCGGCATGACCATCGATCTGGGTTACGCCTACTGGCCGCAGCCGGACGGCCGGGTGCTGGGCTTTATCGACGTGCCCGGCCACGAGAAATTCCTCGCCAACATGCTGGCGGGCGTCGGCGGCATCGACCATGCGTTGCTGGTGGTGGCCTGCGACGACGGCGTGATGGCGCAAACCCGCGAACATCTGGCGATCCTGCGCCTGAGCGGGCGCCCGGCGCTGACGGTGGCGCTGACCAAGGCCGACCGGGTGGACGCGGCGCGTGTCGGCGAGGTACGCCGCCAGGTGCGCGACGAACTGGCGCGCCAGGGCTGGCCCGATGCACCGCTGTTTGTTACCGCGGCGGCGGCGGGAGAGGGTATCGAGGCGCTGCGCGCGCATTTGCTGGCGCTGCCCTCCGGCGAGCACGCGCTGACGCGCCGTTTTCGCCTGGCGGTTGACCGTGCGTTCAGCGTCAAAGGGGCGGGGCTGGTGGTGACCGGCACCGCGCTCGGCGGCCGGGTGCAGGTGGGAGATACGCTGTGGCTGACCGGCGCCGACGCGCCGGTGCGGGTGCGCGGCCTGCACGCCCAAAATCAGGTCGTGGAACAGGCCCAGGCCGGGCAACGCATCGCGTTGAACATCAGCGGCGATGTCGATAAAGACCGTGTCGCGCGCGGCGACTGGCTGCTGGCGCAGCGTCCGCCTGAGGCGGCGGAACGCATTCTGGTGGCGCTGGAAGCGGATCGGCCGATCCGCCATTGGCAGCCGCTGCATCTGCACCATGCCGCCAGCCACATCACCGGGCGCATTTCGCTGCTGAACGACGGGCTGGCGGAACTGGTCCTCGATCGCCCGCTGTGGCTGGCGGAGAACGATCGGCTGGTGCTGCGCGATATCGGCGCACGGCAAACGCTGGGCGCGGCCCGGGTGCTCAGGCTGAGCGCGCCCAAGCGCGGCAAGCGCCAGCCGGACTACCTGGCATGGCTGCAGGCCCTGGCGAACGCGCAGGACGATGCGCAGGTGCTGACGCTTGAGCTGCCGCACGGCGCGCTGTCTCTGACGGCGTTCGCCTGGGCGCGTCAGTTGACCGACGACGGCCTGGCGGCACTGCTGGCGAACCGCGATCTGCTGATCGTCGGTGATCGGGCGCTGGCGCAGGATCAGGTGCAACAGGCGGAGAGCCGGCTGTTGCAGGTGCTGGCGGAGTACCACCAACAGCACGCCGATCAACTGGGCTTAGGGCGCGCCCGTCTGCGGCGCATGGCCCTGCCCCAGCAGCCGGAAACGCTGGTGTTTATGATGATCGATCGGCTGCTGAAGGCCGGCGCACTGCGCAATACGCGCGGCTGGCTGCACCTGCCGGAACACGGTCTGGCGTTCAGCGCCGAAGAGGCGCCGCTCTGGGCGCGCATCGAACCGCTGTTCGGCGACGAGCCGTGGTGGGTGCGCGATCTGGCGAGCGAACTGGGCGAGGAGGAGAGCCGGGTGCGGGCGCTGCTGCGCAAGGCGGCCCAGCTGGGCCATGTGACGGCGGTGGTGGTGGATCGCTATTACCTCAGCCGACGTATCGAACAGTTCGCGGCGCTGATCCGCGAGCTGGATGCGGAGCGGGGCGGCGCCAACGCCGCCGACTTCCGCGATCGGCTCGGCGTCGGGCGCAAGCTGGCGATCCAGGTGCTGGAGTTCTTCGATCGCAGCGGCTTTACCCGCCGCAAGGGTAACGAGCATCTGCTGCGCGACGGCGGGTTGTTCGGCAACTGA
- a CDS encoding MFS transporter translates to MKTTLPPAARLGRQALLFPLCLVLFEFATYIGNDMIQPGMLAVVADFNAGEEWVPTSMTAYLAGGIFLQWLLGPLSDRRGRRPVMLAGVAFFIVSCLAILLVTTIAQFIAMRFLQGIGLCFIGAVGYATIQESFEESVCIKITALMANVALIAPLLGPLAGAALIHVAPWQSMFVLFAALAAIAFYGLWKAMPETATLQGEAFSAANLWRDYRQVLGNRRFLCGALAIGFASLPLLAWIAQSPVILISGESLSTLDYGLLQIPVFGALILGNLTLARLTGKNSVERLIKLGAGPMLLGLLIAALATQFSSHAYLWMTAGLSLYAFGIGLANAGLYRLTLFSSNVSKGTVSATMGMLSMMVFTIGIELAKVAYVWGGSGLFNLFNLISGLCWLTLVALFIGKRRNGDPTPQPTGAA, encoded by the coding sequence ATGAAAACGACATTACCACCTGCGGCACGTTTGGGCCGACAGGCGCTTTTATTCCCTCTTTGTCTGGTGCTGTTCGAGTTCGCCACTTATATCGGCAACGATATGATTCAGCCGGGCATGCTGGCCGTCGTGGCGGATTTCAACGCCGGCGAAGAGTGGGTGCCCACCTCGATGACCGCCTATCTGGCCGGCGGCATCTTCCTGCAGTGGCTGCTCGGGCCGCTGTCGGATCGCCGCGGCCGCCGCCCGGTGATGCTGGCCGGAGTGGCGTTCTTTATCGTCTCCTGCCTGGCGATCCTGTTGGTCACCACCATCGCGCAGTTCATCGCCATGCGTTTCCTGCAGGGCATCGGCCTGTGCTTTATCGGCGCGGTCGGCTACGCCACCATCCAGGAGTCGTTTGAAGAATCGGTGTGCATCAAGATCACCGCGCTGATGGCCAACGTGGCGCTGATCGCCCCGCTGCTCGGGCCGCTGGCCGGCGCGGCGCTGATCCACGTCGCGCCGTGGCAGAGCATGTTCGTGCTGTTCGCCGCGCTGGCGGCCATCGCCTTCTACGGCCTGTGGAAAGCGATGCCGGAAACCGCCACGCTGCAGGGCGAGGCGTTTTCCGCCGCCAACCTGTGGCGCGACTACCGTCAGGTGCTGGGCAACCGCCGCTTCCTGTGCGGCGCTTTGGCGATCGGTTTCGCCAGCCTGCCGCTGCTGGCCTGGATCGCCCAGTCACCGGTGATCCTGATCAGCGGTGAGTCGCTGTCGACGCTGGATTACGGCCTGCTGCAAATCCCGGTGTTCGGCGCGCTGATCCTCGGCAACCTGACGCTGGCGCGCCTGACCGGCAAAAACAGCGTGGAGCGCCTGATCAAGCTGGGCGCGGGCCCGATGCTGCTGGGGCTACTGATCGCCGCGCTGGCGACCCAGTTCTCCAGCCATGCCTACCTGTGGATGACCGCCGGCCTGAGCCTGTACGCCTTCGGCATTGGCCTGGCCAACGCCGGGCTGTACCGCCTGACGCTGTTCTCCAGCAACGTCAGCAAGGGCACGGTGTCGGCCACTATGGGCATGCTGAGCATGATGGTGTTCACCATCGGCATCGAACTGGCCAAGGTCGCCTACGTCTGGGGCGGCAGCGGGCTGTTCAACCTGTTCAACCTCATCAGCGGCCTGTGCTGGCTGACGCTGGTGGCGCTGTTTATCGGCAAACGCCGCAACGGTGACCCCACGCCGCAGCCGACCGGCGCGGCTTAA
- a CDS encoding LysE family translocator: MNLSLLAAYFAAIFLLIATPGPVVAMVANTAARFGARRALLTALGSNGASLLLIGIAALIITGLFAVDMRLLQWIGLLGCLLIGRMAIASLYEDLSARTPDAQPVAPPQKRSAILTGFLVGIANPKDIIFFVAFFPQFIAVTPSIGASLTLLTALWVLADFAILLAYITLLSGTALQRARRAISVLSALLLLGVAVVGAGYALWGLLG; the protein is encoded by the coding sequence ATGAACCTGTCGTTGCTGGCGGCGTATTTCGCCGCCATTTTCTTGCTGATCGCCACGCCGGGGCCGGTGGTGGCGATGGTGGCCAACACCGCGGCGCGCTTTGGCGCCCGGCGCGCGCTGTTGACCGCGCTGGGCAGCAATGGGGCCTCTTTGTTGCTGATCGGCATCGCCGCGCTGATTATCACCGGGCTGTTCGCGGTGGATATGCGCTTGCTGCAGTGGATAGGCCTGCTGGGGTGCCTGTTGATCGGCCGCATGGCGATCGCCTCGCTGTATGAGGATTTATCCGCGCGAACCCCGGATGCGCAGCCCGTTGCGCCGCCGCAAAAACGCTCGGCGATCCTGACCGGTTTTCTGGTGGGCATCGCCAACCCCAAAGACATTATCTTCTTCGTCGCTTTTTTCCCGCAGTTTATCGCCGTCACCCCCTCGATCGGCGCCAGCCTGACGCTGTTGACCGCGCTGTGGGTGCTGGCGGACTTCGCCATCTTGCTGGCCTATATCACCCTGCTGTCGGGAACGGCGCTGCAGCGCGCGCGGCGGGCGATCTCTGTCCTGTCGGCGTTGCTGCTGTTGGGGGTGGCGGTGGTGGGAGCGGGGTATGCGCTGTGGGGGCTGCTCGGCTGA
- the fdhE gene encoding formate dehydrogenase accessory protein FdhE — protein sequence MSIRIVPKEQLGAQREKSSTAENIPPLLFANLKSLYSRRADRLRQLAVDNPLGDYLNFAAELAQAQQHALHDNPLQLDLSEALAQGAASGKPPLDLSVFPRSEHWRKLLASLIAELRPQAPEHILAVLDNLEKASAHELELMADALLNREFGKVGSEKAPFLWAALSLYWAQMASLIPGKARAEYGEQRQFCPVCGSIPVSSMVHIGTVNGLRYLHCNLCESEWHVVRVKCSNCEQTRDLNYWSLDSEQAAVKAESCGDCGTYLKILYQEKDPQVEAVADDLASLVLDARMEEEGFGRSSINPFLFPAE from the coding sequence ATGAGTATCCGCATCGTTCCTAAAGAGCAGTTAGGGGCACAGCGTGAGAAGTCCTCAACGGCGGAGAACATCCCGCCGTTACTTTTCGCCAACCTGAAAAGCCTGTACAGCCGCCGCGCTGATCGCCTGCGTCAGCTGGCGGTCGACAATCCGCTGGGCGACTATCTGAACTTCGCCGCCGAGCTGGCGCAGGCGCAGCAGCATGCGCTGCACGATAATCCGCTGCAGCTCGATCTTAGCGAAGCGCTGGCGCAGGGCGCCGCCAGCGGCAAACCGCCGCTCGATCTGAGCGTGTTCCCGCGTAGCGAGCATTGGCGCAAGCTGCTGGCGTCGCTGATCGCCGAGCTGCGCCCGCAGGCGCCGGAGCATATCCTGGCGGTGCTGGACAACTTGGAGAAAGCCTCGGCGCACGAGCTGGAGCTGATGGCCGACGCCTTGCTCAACCGCGAGTTCGGCAAGGTGGGCAGCGAGAAGGCGCCGTTCCTCTGGGCCGCGCTGTCGCTCTATTGGGCGCAGATGGCCAGCCTGATCCCCGGCAAGGCGCGCGCCGAATACGGCGAGCAGCGCCAGTTCTGCCCGGTGTGCGGCAGCATCCCGGTCTCCAGCATGGTGCACATCGGCACCGTCAACGGCCTGCGCTACCTGCACTGCAACCTGTGCGAAAGCGAATGGCACGTGGTGCGGGTGAAGTGCAGCAACTGCGAGCAGACCCGCGATCTCAACTACTGGTCGCTGGACAGCGAGCAGGCGGCGGTGAAGGCGGAAAGCTGCGGCGACTGCGGCACTTACCTGAAGATCCTGTATCAGGAAAAAGACCCGCAGGTCGAAGCGGTGGCCGACGATCTGGCTTCGCTGGTGCTGGACGCCCGCATGGAAGAAGAAGGCTTTGGCCGCAGCAGCATCAATCCGTTCCTGTTCCCGGCGGAGTAA
- a CDS encoding DcrB-related protein: MLNTLAKLTAVAVLAVGLAACDNKDDTKPAVPPPDTKPTVTQPAPPPPPAPVETPPAPPGLNVSLQKGKITFELPPGFSDQTLNSGIINDSTSTIQRFLDGKSRQSAVSSEVIPPDGMKLNTSDKMLKELAQSAITVLAERYQNIQTTKEENFSVGKQKFRRVDTEQTVNGQKVVSTLVLTVFNKRVVTLQMLSPAKTPEVHQALVQQIIDTLAVK; the protein is encoded by the coding sequence ATGTTAAACACCCTGGCAAAACTGACCGCGGTCGCCGTGCTGGCGGTCGGACTGGCGGCCTGCGACAACAAAGACGACACCAAACCGGCGGTGCCGCCACCGGACACCAAGCCGACCGTGACGCAGCCCGCGCCACCGCCGCCGCCTGCGCCGGTAGAAACCCCGCCCGCGCCGCCGGGGCTGAACGTGTCGCTGCAGAAGGGCAAAATCACCTTCGAGCTGCCGCCGGGCTTTAGCGATCAAACGCTGAACAGCGGCATCATCAACGACAGCACCTCCACCATTCAGCGCTTTCTCGACGGCAAGTCGCGCCAGAGCGCGGTCTCTTCCGAAGTGATCCCGCCGGACGGCATGAAGCTCAACACCAGCGACAAAATGCTGAAAGAGCTGGCGCAGAGCGCCATCACGGTGCTGGCCGAGCGCTATCAGAATATCCAGACCACCAAAGAAGAGAACTTCAGCGTCGGCAAACAGAAGTTTCGCCGGGTGGATACCGAGCAGACCGTCAACGGGCAAAAGGTGGTCTCCACGCTGGTGTTGACGGTGTTCAACAAGCGGGTGGTGACGCTGCAAATGCTGTCGCCGGCCAAAACGCCGGAAGTGCATCAGGCGCTGGTGCAGCAGATTATCGATACCCTGGCGGTGAAGTAA
- a CDS encoding type II toxin-antitoxin system RelE/ParE family toxin: protein MELKWTSKALSDLARLFEFLALVNRTAAANSVKALVAAPKALLDNSRLGERLDEFLPQEVRRILVGRYEIRYQVQPATIYVLRIWHTREER from the coding sequence ATGGAGTTAAAATGGACGAGTAAGGCGCTATCGGATTTGGCGCGTTTGTTTGAGTTTCTTGCCTTGGTTAACCGTACTGCGGCAGCGAATTCGGTGAAGGCCTTGGTCGCCGCGCCTAAAGCGTTGCTTGATAATTCTCGCCTGGGTGAAAGACTGGACGAGTTTTTACCGCAGGAAGTGAGGCGTATTCTGGTCGGCCGTTATGAGATACGTTACCAGGTGCAGCCGGCAACGATTTATGTTCTGCGTATTTGGCATACCCGCGAAGAGCGATAG
- the fdxH gene encoding formate dehydrogenase subunit beta codes for MAMQSQDIIRKSATNGFTPAPRARDHQEEVAKLIDVTTCIGCKACQVACSEWNDIRDEVGHNVGVYDNPADLTAKSWTVMRFSEVEENGKLEWLIRKDGCMHCADPGCLKACPSEGAIIQYANGIVDFQSEHCIGCGYCIAGCPFDVPRMNKDDNRVYKCTLCVDRVDVGQEPACVKTCPTGAIHFGTKEAMKQVAADRVSELNTRGYQNAGLYDPAGVGGTHVMYVLHHADKPQLYHGLPDNPSISPAVTFWKGVWKPLAAIGFAATFAASVFHYVGVGPNRVEDEDEHDESHDEETRK; via the coding sequence ATGGCCATGCAATCTCAAGACATCATTCGTAAATCCGCCACCAATGGTTTCACGCCGGCGCCGCGCGCCCGTGACCACCAGGAAGAAGTGGCCAAACTGATCGATGTCACCACCTGTATCGGCTGCAAGGCCTGTCAGGTGGCCTGTTCCGAATGGAACGACATCCGCGACGAAGTGGGGCACAACGTCGGGGTGTACGATAATCCCGCCGATCTGACCGCCAAGTCGTGGACGGTGATGCGCTTCTCCGAGGTGGAGGAAAACGGCAAGCTGGAATGGCTGATCCGCAAGGATGGCTGCATGCACTGCGCCGATCCGGGCTGCCTGAAGGCCTGCCCGTCGGAAGGCGCGATCATTCAGTACGCCAACGGCATCGTCGACTTCCAGTCCGAGCACTGCATCGGCTGCGGCTACTGCATCGCCGGCTGCCCGTTCGACGTGCCGCGCATGAACAAGGACGACAACCGGGTGTACAAGTGCACCCTGTGCGTCGACCGCGTGGACGTCGGCCAGGAACCGGCCTGCGTGAAAACCTGCCCGACCGGCGCCATTCACTTCGGCACCAAGGAAGCGATGAAGCAGGTGGCGGCGGATCGCGTCAGCGAGCTGAACACCCGCGGCTACCAGAACGCCGGTCTGTACGATCCGGCGGGGGTGGGCGGCACGCACGTGATGTACGTGCTGCACCACGCCGACAAACCGCAGCTGTACCACGGTTTGCCGGACAACCCGAGCATCAGCCCGGCGGTGACCTTCTGGAAGGGCGTGTGGAAACCCCTGGCGGCCATCGGCTTTGCCGCCACCTTCGCGGCCAGCGTGTTCCACTATGTCGGCGTCGGGCCTAACCGCGTCGAAGATGAGGACGAGCACGACGAGTCGCACGACGAGGAGACGCGCAAATGA
- the selA gene encoding L-seryl-tRNA(Sec) selenium transferase, giving the protein MSTESHLLYSQLPAIDRLLREPAIEPLVAQHGQTLIGELLRRLQAQARDAIGQQQRLPAWCGDWPQALRAELARQQRPALLPVFNLSGTVLHTNLGRALLAQPVKEAVSAVMGEAVTLEYDLDGAGRGHRDRAVADLLCRLTGAEDACIVNNNAAAVLLMLAAIAPGKEVVVSRGELVEIGGAFRIPDVMRQAGCQLVEVGTTNRTHLKDYRQAINEQTGLLMKVHTSNYSIQGFTAAVDEAELAQLGAEQGVPTATDLGSGSLIDMAQYGLPAEPMPQRLLAAGVDLVTFSGDKLLGGPQAGIIVGKKALIARLQQHPLKRALRVGKLTLAALEATLRLYLQPEKLAEQLPTLRLLTRPQQEMQQAAERLLAALAPRFTADFELRAEPCWSQIGSGSLPVDRLPSYALTFTPRDGRGATLEALAERWRRLPQPVIGRLGDGRLWLDLRCLEQEGALIDALSAS; this is encoded by the coding sequence ATGAGCACTGAATCCCACCTTCTTTACAGCCAACTGCCCGCCATCGACCGCCTGCTGCGAGAACCCGCGATTGAACCGCTGGTGGCGCAGCATGGCCAGACACTGATCGGCGAACTGCTGCGCCGGCTGCAGGCCCAGGCGCGCGACGCGATCGGGCAACAGCAACGTTTACCCGCCTGGTGCGGCGACTGGCCGCAGGCGCTGCGGGCCGAGCTGGCCCGGCAGCAACGCCCGGCTTTGCTGCCGGTGTTCAACCTCAGCGGCACCGTGCTGCACACCAACCTCGGGCGCGCCCTGCTGGCGCAGCCGGTGAAGGAGGCGGTGAGCGCGGTGATGGGGGAGGCGGTGACGCTGGAGTACGATCTGGACGGCGCCGGGCGCGGCCATCGCGATCGGGCGGTGGCGGATCTGCTGTGCCGGCTGACCGGCGCGGAGGACGCCTGCATCGTCAATAACAACGCGGCGGCGGTGCTGCTGATGCTGGCGGCGATCGCCCCCGGCAAAGAGGTGGTGGTGTCGCGCGGCGAGCTGGTGGAGATCGGCGGCGCATTCCGCATACCCGACGTGATGCGCCAGGCCGGCTGCCAACTGGTGGAGGTCGGCACCACCAACCGCACCCATCTGAAAGATTACCGCCAGGCCATCAACGAGCAGACCGGCCTGTTGATGAAAGTGCACACCAGCAACTACAGCATTCAGGGCTTTACCGCGGCGGTCGACGAGGCCGAATTGGCGCAGCTCGGAGCCGAACAGGGCGTGCCGACCGCCACCGATCTGGGCAGCGGCTCGTTGATCGACATGGCGCAGTACGGCCTGCCCGCCGAACCGATGCCGCAGCGGCTGCTGGCCGCCGGCGTCGACTTGGTGACGTTCTCCGGCGATAAGCTGCTGGGCGGCCCGCAGGCCGGGATCATCGTCGGCAAAAAGGCGTTGATCGCCCGCCTGCAGCAGCATCCGCTCAAGCGCGCGCTGCGCGTCGGCAAGCTGACGCTGGCGGCCCTGGAGGCCACGCTGCGGCTCTATCTGCAGCCGGAAAAACTGGCTGAGCAGCTGCCGACGCTGCGGCTGCTGACCCGCCCGCAGCAGGAGATGCAACAGGCGGCCGAACGGCTGCTGGCGGCGCTGGCACCGCGGTTCACCGCCGATTTCGAGCTGCGCGCCGAACCGTGCTGGTCGCAAATTGGCAGCGGTTCGCTGCCGGTGGATCGCCTGCCCAGCTATGCGCTGACCTTCACGCCGCGCGACGGCCGCGGCGCCACGCTGGAAGCGTTGGCCGAACGCTGGCGCCGCCTGCCGCAGCCGGTGATCGGCCGCCTCGGTGACGGCCGGCTGTGGCTGGATCTGCGCTGTCTGGAACAGGAAGGGGCGCTGATCGACGCGCTGAGCGCCTCATGA
- a CDS encoding glutathione S-transferase has product MKLIGSYTSPFVRKISVMLLEKGIAFEFVNDPPYEPGSRVKELNPLGKVPVLIADDGEVFYDSPVVAEYLELLTVEPAFLPADRAAALRVRQVAALADGVTEAAATLFRESRRAPEKQDENWMLRQRDKLTHGLDALEALARDKTWLNAERLTLADIATGCALGYLNFRRILPNWCVGRPALVKLAERLFARESFARTAPP; this is encoded by the coding sequence ATGAAGCTTATCGGCAGTTACACCAGCCCCTTTGTGCGCAAGATTTCCGTAATGCTGCTGGAAAAAGGGATCGCGTTCGAATTCGTCAACGATCCGCCGTATGAGCCCGGCAGCCGGGTGAAGGAGCTTAACCCGCTCGGCAAGGTGCCGGTGCTGATCGCCGATGACGGCGAGGTGTTTTACGATTCGCCGGTGGTGGCCGAATACCTCGAACTGCTGACGGTGGAGCCGGCGTTTTTGCCGGCCGATCGCGCCGCCGCACTGCGCGTCCGCCAGGTGGCGGCGCTGGCGGACGGCGTGACCGAAGCGGCGGCGACCCTGTTTCGCGAAAGCCGGCGCGCGCCGGAAAAACAGGACGAAAACTGGATGCTGCGCCAGCGTGACAAACTGACGCACGGGTTGGATGCGCTGGAGGCGCTGGCGCGGGACAAAACGTGGCTCAATGCCGAGCGGCTGACGCTGGCGGATATCGCCACCGGCTGCGCGCTGGGCTACCTCAATTTCCGCCGCATTCTGCCCAACTGGTGCGTCGGGCGCCCGGCGCTGGTCAAGCTGGCCGAACGCCTGTTCGCCCGTGAAAGCTTCGCCCGCACCGCGCCGCCCTGA
- a CDS encoding LysR family transcriptional regulator: MASSLPPLYALRAFESAARTGSFTLAAEELHLTPSAVSKHIKTLEQHFGCRLFQRNGPRIEVTPQGKIFAAELQQGFGRIEQACELFRSHRDLLRLKAPSTLTLRWLLDCLSRFRQTAQAFEVQAASVWMDIDSVDFFSEPYDCAILLGNGHFGANTAAAKLFDEWLIPICAPALLADGQRDLAACPLIHPSPDRRDWRRWLQKSGIAAPIDLTRGQVFDSLEQGNTAAIAGHGVSIGDLALSLRTIEEGLLALPCDAAVRTGDGYYLVWPEESAKRPLIERLQAFLTAQTPDVSRAAVRFIG, translated from the coding sequence ATGGCCAGTTCCCTTCCGCCGCTTTACGCCCTGCGCGCCTTCGAAAGCGCCGCCCGCACCGGCTCGTTCACGCTGGCCGCCGAGGAGCTGCATCTCACCCCGAGCGCCGTCAGCAAGCACATCAAAACGCTGGAGCAGCACTTCGGCTGTCGACTGTTCCAGCGCAACGGCCCGCGCATCGAGGTCACGCCGCAGGGGAAAATCTTCGCCGCCGAGCTGCAGCAAGGGTTTGGCCGCATCGAGCAAGCGTGCGAGTTGTTCAGAAGCCACCGCGATCTGCTGCGGCTGAAGGCGCCCTCCACGCTGACCCTGCGCTGGCTGCTGGACTGCCTGAGCCGGTTCCGGCAAACGGCGCAGGCGTTCGAGGTGCAGGCAGCCAGCGTCTGGATGGACATCGACAGCGTGGATTTTTTCAGCGAACCCTACGACTGCGCCATCCTGCTCGGCAACGGCCACTTCGGCGCCAACACCGCCGCCGCCAAGCTGTTCGACGAATGGCTGATCCCGATTTGCGCCCCCGCGCTGCTCGCCGACGGGCAGCGCGACCTCGCCGCCTGCCCGCTGATCCACCCTTCGCCCGATCGGCGCGACTGGCGGCGCTGGCTGCAAAAAAGCGGCATCGCGGCCCCGATCGATCTCACGCGCGGCCAGGTATTTGATTCGCTGGAACAGGGCAACACGGCGGCCATCGCCGGGCACGGCGTCTCGATCGGCGATCTGGCGCTGAGCCTGCGGACGATTGAGGAGGGGTTATTGGCGCTGCCCTGTGACGCCGCCGTGCGTACCGGCGACGGTTACTATCTGGTTTGGCCGGAAGAATCGGCGAAGCGGCCGCTGATCGAACGCTTACAGGCGTTTCTGACCGCCCAGACGCCAGACGTCAGCCGGGCCGCCGTCAGATTTATCGGGTAG
- a CDS encoding CopG family ribbon-helix-helix protein produces the protein MNTKVITAHVPLPLAEKVDEMAAKLERSRGWIVKQALTAWLEQEEERRRLTLAALADVEQQNVIDHESVEAWAASLDSDDPLPVPR, from the coding sequence ATGAATACGAAAGTCATCACCGCTCATGTCCCGCTGCCTTTGGCTGAAAAGGTGGATGAAATGGCCGCCAAACTTGAACGCTCACGGGGATGGATAGTGAAGCAAGCCCTCACCGCCTGGCTCGAGCAAGAGGAAGAGCGTCGTCGGTTAACGCTGGCGGCGCTGGCCGATGTCGAACAGCAAAACGTTATCGATCATGAATCGGTAGAAGCCTGGGCTGCCAGCCTGGACAGTGACGATCCGCTGCCGGTACCGCGCTGA